The proteins below are encoded in one region of Limnochorda pilosa:
- a CDS encoding ABC transporter substrate-binding protein: MSKDLDRLLDRYRKGGLSRRDFLRAAAALGLSLGAAQSLVGLPAWAQGSGAPRRGGILRVAADPATTIDPVKLDSAGGIAIVQQVAEYLVWTEPDLSLRPVLATSWRPEPDARTWVFELRRGVRFHSGKEMTADDVVATFQRLVDPEVASPARGALPFLQKENIEKIGAYTVRFRLDRPVGDFPYYTQTYNAVILPAEYGGDFARNPVGTGPFRLTEYRPQERAVLERNDAYWDAPRPHLDGVRIALYQEATPQVLAMQAGEVDVILAPPYQEAQPLLSDPAVQVLSTSSGTHRQLTMRVDQRPFDDRRVREAVALCFDRPSLLQGLFGGIGDLGNDHPIAPVYPEHQPLPQRAQDHARARRLLAEAGFPDGFEIDLYTAQFLELPRYAVFVQQMLQPAGIRAKLHVEPLNLYYSHWTDVPFGLTDWTSRPTATQILGLAFRSGAEWNAAHWANDTFDRLLQELEGEPDKARRGELAGQIEELMNREVPAAITYFTENLRAVRKGVHGVAADMSYFLDLTRAWVEG; the protein is encoded by the coding sequence GTGAGCAAGGACCTGGATCGGCTCCTCGACCGGTATCGCAAGGGCGGCCTCTCCCGGCGCGACTTCCTGCGGGCCGCGGCGGCCCTGGGTCTCTCCCTGGGCGCCGCCCAGAGCCTGGTGGGGCTGCCCGCATGGGCTCAGGGAAGCGGCGCGCCCCGCCGGGGCGGCATCCTCCGGGTCGCGGCGGACCCGGCCACCACCATCGACCCCGTCAAGCTCGACAGCGCCGGCGGCATCGCCATCGTCCAGCAGGTGGCCGAGTACCTGGTGTGGACCGAGCCGGACCTCTCCCTCCGGCCGGTGCTGGCCACCTCCTGGCGGCCCGAGCCCGACGCCCGCACCTGGGTCTTCGAGCTGCGCCGGGGCGTCCGCTTCCACAGCGGAAAGGAGATGACGGCCGACGACGTGGTCGCCACCTTCCAGCGCCTGGTGGACCCTGAGGTGGCCTCCCCCGCCCGCGGTGCCCTGCCCTTCCTCCAGAAGGAGAACATCGAGAAGATCGGCGCCTACACCGTCCGTTTCCGCCTGGACCGGCCCGTGGGCGACTTCCCCTATTACACCCAGACCTACAACGCCGTCATCCTGCCGGCCGAGTACGGCGGGGACTTCGCCCGGAATCCCGTGGGCACCGGCCCCTTCCGCCTCACCGAGTACCGGCCCCAGGAGCGGGCGGTGTTGGAACGGAACGACGCCTACTGGGACGCCCCCCGCCCTCACCTGGACGGCGTGCGCATCGCCCTCTACCAGGAGGCGACGCCCCAGGTGCTGGCCATGCAGGCGGGCGAGGTGGATGTGATCCTGGCGCCGCCGTACCAGGAGGCCCAGCCGCTCCTCTCGGACCCGGCGGTGCAGGTGCTCTCCACGTCCAGCGGAACCCACCGCCAGCTCACCATGCGGGTCGACCAGCGCCCCTTCGACGACCGGCGGGTACGGGAGGCGGTGGCGCTCTGCTTCGACCGGCCGTCGCTCCTCCAGGGGCTCTTCGGCGGCATCGGCGACCTGGGGAACGACCACCCCATCGCCCCCGTCTACCCCGAGCACCAGCCCCTTCCCCAGCGGGCCCAGGACCATGCCCGGGCCCGCCGGCTCCTGGCCGAGGCCGGCTTCCCCGACGGGTTCGAGATCGACCTCTACACCGCCCAGTTCCTGGAGCTTCCCCGCTACGCCGTCTTCGTGCAGCAGATGCTCCAGCCCGCGGGGATCCGGGCGAAGCTCCACGTGGAGCCGCTCAACCTCTACTACAGCCACTGGACCGACGTGCCCTTCGGCCTCACCGACTGGACCAGCCGCCCCACCGCCACCCAGATCCTGGGGCTGGCCTTCCGGTCCGGGGCCGAGTGGAACGCCGCCCACTGGGCCAACGACACCTTCGACCGCCTCCTGCAGGAGCTGGAGGGCGAGCCGGACAAGGCGCGGCGCGGCGAGCTGGCCGGCCAGATCGAGGAGCTCATGAACCGGGAGGTGCCGGCGGCGATCACCTACTTCACCGAGAACCTCCGGGCCGTCCGGAAGGGCGTGCACGGGGTGGCCGCCGACATGTCCTACTTCCTGGACCTCACCCGGGCCTGGGTGGAGGGGTAG
- a CDS encoding AbrB/MazE/SpoVT family DNA-binding domain-containing protein, which translates to MKRTLFKNGSSVVVAIPREAQEALGLHEGDHVSVSVDVEHRQIVIRPAEPDVSGVTPEFAQVVREFIEEYRPVLEALAKR; encoded by the coding sequence ATGAAAAGGACCCTCTTCAAGAACGGAAGCAGTGTCGTCGTGGCGATTCCCAGGGAGGCCCAGGAGGCTCTGGGCCTGCATGAAGGCGACCACGTTTCCGTGAGCGTGGATGTGGAGCATCGGCAGATCGTGATACGCCCCGCCGAACCGGACGTGTCCGGAGTCACACCGGAGTTCGCCCAGGTGGTCCGCGAGTTCATAGAGGAGTACAGGCCGGTCCTGGAGGCGTTGGCCAAGCGGTGA
- a CDS encoding PDGLE domain-containing protein — protein MTSRMRKGLLVAAAAAILLAPLASPLPDGLERAAEDLGLMEHAASRLPAPFPDYLLPGLGSGPLSTIAAGLLGVGLATLAALGLGRLLRRG, from the coding sequence ATGACCTCCCGGATGCGGAAAGGACTCCTCGTTGCCGCTGCGGCAGCCATCCTCCTCGCGCCGCTGGCCTCGCCTCTCCCCGACGGCCTCGAGCGGGCCGCGGAGGACCTGGGCCTCATGGAGCACGCCGCTTCCCGGCTCCCTGCCCCATTCCCCGACTACCTCCTTCCCGGCCTGGGGTCCGGGCCCCTCTCCACCATCGCCGCGGGGCTTCTGGGGGTGGGCCTGGCGACCCTTGCGGCGCTGGGCCTGGGGCGGCTGCTGCGACGGGGGTAG
- a CDS encoding energy-coupling factor ABC transporter permease, producing the protein MSVMHVPDGLLDTKIWTASLALSAGAIGLAARRAGQELQERQVPTLGVMAAFVFAAQMVNFPVPGGTSGHLLGAALAALTLGPWAATLVMTAVLVIQAFFFGDGGVTALGANVLTMGVVAPWTAHASHRSLRRLWKGPRGGSVARFVAAWVSVEAAALVIALMLAASGYVPLALALGALLGWHALIGAGEGLITVAVLTYLHRLLPEDAGSARPMLRGDGV; encoded by the coding sequence ATGAGCGTCATGCATGTACCCGACGGGCTCCTAGACACCAAGATCTGGACGGCGAGCCTCGCCCTGAGCGCGGGTGCGATAGGCCTGGCCGCCCGCCGGGCGGGTCAGGAGCTGCAGGAGCGGCAGGTGCCGACTCTGGGGGTGATGGCCGCCTTCGTCTTCGCCGCGCAGATGGTGAACTTCCCCGTCCCCGGCGGCACATCGGGACACCTGCTGGGCGCCGCGCTCGCGGCCCTCACCCTGGGCCCGTGGGCCGCAACCCTGGTGATGACCGCCGTGCTGGTGATCCAGGCCTTCTTCTTCGGCGACGGGGGTGTCACGGCCCTGGGAGCCAACGTGCTCACCATGGGCGTCGTGGCACCCTGGACGGCCCATGCCAGCCACCGGTCCCTCCGCAGGCTGTGGAAGGGTCCACGGGGCGGCTCGGTCGCCCGGTTCGTGGCCGCCTGGGTCTCGGTGGAGGCAGCGGCCCTGGTGATCGCCCTGATGCTGGCCGCTTCGGGCTACGTACCCCTGGCGCTGGCCCTGGGCGCCCTTCTCGGGTGGCACGCCCTGATCGGCGCCGGGGAGGGGCTGATCACCGTCGCAGTCCTCACGTACCTTCACCGGCTGCTGCCCGAAGATGCGGGTTCTGCCCGGCCCATGCTGCGGGGTGATGGGGTATGA
- a CDS encoding energy-coupling factor ABC transporter ATP-binding protein yields the protein MTPRAAGKDPERAHDPVAPTDPIIRVEDLRHTYPDGTPSLRGCSLRVEAGCRLAILGPNGAGKTTLLLHLNGLLLPEAGRVWVLGTEVGPSTCRQVRARVGYLFQEADDQLLAPTVWEDVAFGPANLGLSHDEVRRRAWEALGQVGASHLAHRAPHRLSQGEKRRVALAGVLAMQPGVILLDEPAASLDPAGVAELLAILDGLHLGGTTLVMATHDVDLAAEWADTVAIVEGGRVVAQGGRELLRDESVLLRARLRLPRVAAVFRDAEAPAGRAWPLTVPEGVRALRALRNGGRDGTAGGIQTASEPIASNGAETSSVQEG from the coding sequence ATGACGCCGCGCGCGGCGGGGAAGGACCCGGAACGGGCCCACGACCCCGTCGCCCCGACAGACCCCATCATCCGGGTGGAGGATCTCCGGCATACCTACCCCGACGGTACGCCCTCCCTGCGCGGGTGCTCCCTCCGGGTGGAGGCCGGCTGCCGGCTGGCGATCCTGGGTCCCAACGGCGCGGGCAAGACCACCCTGCTCCTGCACCTGAACGGGCTCCTCCTCCCGGAGGCGGGGCGGGTGTGGGTGCTTGGGACGGAGGTGGGGCCGAGCACCTGCCGCCAGGTGCGGGCCCGGGTCGGCTACCTCTTCCAGGAGGCGGACGACCAGCTTCTGGCCCCCACGGTATGGGAGGACGTGGCCTTCGGTCCAGCCAACCTGGGGCTCTCGCACGATGAGGTCCGCCGCCGGGCCTGGGAGGCGCTCGGGCAGGTGGGAGCCTCCCACCTGGCGCACCGCGCGCCCCACCGCTTGAGCCAGGGGGAGAAGCGGCGGGTGGCCCTGGCCGGCGTCCTGGCCATGCAGCCCGGGGTGATCCTCCTGGATGAGCCCGCGGCCTCCCTCGATCCCGCGGGGGTCGCGGAGCTCCTGGCCATCCTGGATGGACTCCATCTGGGTGGGACCACCCTGGTGATGGCCACCCACGACGTGGACCTGGCCGCCGAGTGGGCCGACACGGTGGCGATCGTGGAGGGCGGCCGGGTGGTGGCCCAGGGGGGCCGTGAGCTCCTTCGAGACGAGTCCGTCTTGCTCCGGGCGCGCCTCAGGCTGCCCCGGGTGGCCGCCGTCTTCCGCGACGCCGAGGCGCCGGCCGGACGCGCCTGGCCCCTCACCGTACCGGAAGGCGTGCGGGCCCTCCGGGCGCTTCGGAACGGGGGGCGGGACGGTACGGCCGGCGGGATCCAGACGGCCTCGGAACCCATCGCCTCGAACGGCGCCGAAACATCGAGCGTGCAGGAGGGATGA
- the cbiQ gene encoding cobalt ECF transporter T component CbiQ → MTRRNLASLDARVKLGVSLGWVVATASLRSVPATLLALGGTGALLAASGVRMGRLATRALWVLPFAGGVALAVAVTAPGEALATLGGGRFGLSVTAAGLREALALLLRVTAAAWAAAFLTETTRLDETLRALRWAGMPPLLTDLAGLVLREGPALHAELERMGRAREARAGGGRGPLRPDTLDGAGALVGMLFTRCLHRSERLYRSMLARGLGGRGRGLPGDPVPPGQVLAGVALAAAGLLILGWDRGWIG, encoded by the coding sequence ATGACCCGCCGCAACCTTGCGTCCCTCGACGCGCGGGTGAAGCTGGGGGTGAGCCTCGGGTGGGTGGTGGCGACCGCAAGCCTTCGCTCCGTGCCGGCGACGCTCCTGGCCCTGGGCGGCACGGGCGCCCTGCTGGCAGCGTCCGGAGTGCGGATGGGCCGGCTGGCCACCCGCGCCCTTTGGGTCCTGCCCTTTGCGGGGGGCGTCGCCCTGGCCGTGGCCGTCACCGCGCCGGGGGAGGCCCTGGCGACCCTGGGGGGCGGGCGCTTCGGCCTGAGCGTGACCGCGGCGGGGCTGCGGGAAGCCCTGGCCCTCCTCTTGAGGGTGACGGCGGCCGCCTGGGCGGCAGCGTTCCTCACCGAGACCACCCGGCTGGACGAGACGTTGCGGGCCCTGCGCTGGGCAGGCATGCCGCCGCTCCTCACGGACCTGGCAGGGCTCGTCCTCCGGGAGGGGCCGGCCCTGCACGCCGAGCTGGAGCGAATGGGGCGGGCCCGCGAGGCGCGAGCGGGAGGCGGTCGGGGTCCCCTGCGTCCAGACACCCTGGACGGCGCCGGCGCCCTGGTGGGCATGCTCTTCACCCGCTGCCTCCACCGCAGCGAGCGGCTCTACCGGTCGATGCTCGCCCGTGGCCTCGGGGGCCGGGGGAGGGGACTTCCCGGCGACCCCGTTCCGCCCGGACAGGTGCTGGCCGGGGTCGCCCTGGCCGCCGCAGGCCTCCTGATCCTGGGCTGGGACAGGGGGTGGATCGGATGA
- the hypF gene encoding carbamoyltransferase HypF — protein MEPGERATGQPEGPASAVASGGVAASTGGTQARGVRGNRGRDGEGRVRCRILVEGTVQGVGFRPFVYRVARSLGLGGSVRNTAAGVIVEAEGPHAQVQALLRALRENPPPLARVERLHTQELPVVGLAAFEILDSRGGEAPRVLVPPDVALCPDCRRELLDPADRRYRYAFTNCTNCGPRFTIVRGLPYDRPLTTMAAFPMCEACAREYHDPADRRFHAQPVACPRCGPRAWFEDASGRRDDWGRAFREAMQAGLIVALRGLGGFHLACDAHNARALHTLRERKRRPHRPLAVMARDLDTVRRFCRVSDAEVALLQSPAAPIVLLERLLGADLPGELAPGLRTLGVMLPYTPLHFLLFAQAEGEPEPPDLLVMTSGNHSSLPIVHTNEDARRQLGGIADAFLFHDRPIENRADDSVVRVLADRLHFLRRSRGYVPVPFPVPVPTAGHPVALGAGGETKNACCLVKEGQAFMGPHGGEMETLEGLAFFHHNLEAMGRILEARPGVVGYDPHPGYRVSRTALELPGRHEPVQHHHAHLAAVLAENGRQGPAVGIILDGTGYGSDGHLWGGEVLLGDLTSFQRIAHLRYVPLPGGERAIRLPWLTALAVLWLDGGREAALAAAGRLFPGREREAGVALQLLQAGINCPLSSGAGRYFDAVSAIAGVCLESTYEGEAAIELGEFLPSELPWGRGSPSHRLAGPYPFRLAGDEIDLVPAVAAAARERLEGAPAGPISARWHRTVAEAVVEAAGRAALRSGVQAVALSGGVFHNPYLVREVPRLLRERGFEPLLHRHVPPGDGGLALGQAVVALWRHGSSGPAHAGGGVS, from the coding sequence ATGGAGCCGGGTGAGAGGGCCACCGGGCAACCCGAAGGTCCTGCGAGCGCCGTCGCGTCCGGCGGGGTCGCGGCCTCCACCGGTGGCACTCAGGCTCGCGGCGTTCGGGGCAACCGCGGTCGGGACGGCGAGGGCCGCGTCCGCTGCCGCATCCTGGTGGAGGGTACGGTGCAGGGCGTGGGGTTCCGCCCCTTCGTCTACCGGGTGGCCCGGAGCCTGGGCCTTGGGGGAAGCGTCCGCAACACCGCGGCCGGCGTGATCGTCGAGGCCGAGGGCCCGCACGCACAGGTCCAGGCCTTACTCCGGGCTCTCCGGGAGAACCCCCCGCCCCTGGCCCGGGTGGAGCGCCTCCACACCCAGGAGCTTCCGGTGGTGGGCCTGGCCGCCTTCGAGATCCTGGACAGCCGGGGCGGGGAGGCGCCCCGGGTGCTGGTCCCGCCCGACGTGGCCCTCTGCCCCGACTGCCGCCGGGAGCTCCTCGATCCCGCCGACCGCCGCTACCGCTATGCCTTCACCAACTGTACCAACTGCGGCCCCCGCTTCACCATCGTGCGGGGCCTCCCCTACGACCGGCCCCTGACCACCATGGCGGCCTTCCCCATGTGCGAGGCGTGCGCCCGGGAGTACCACGACCCGGCCGACCGCCGATTCCATGCGCAGCCCGTGGCCTGCCCGCGCTGCGGACCCCGGGCCTGGTTCGAGGACGCGTCGGGCCGCCGCGACGACTGGGGCCGGGCCTTCCGGGAGGCCATGCAGGCCGGGCTGATCGTGGCCCTGAGGGGGCTGGGCGGCTTCCACCTGGCCTGCGACGCCCACAACGCCCGGGCCCTCCACACCCTGCGGGAGCGCAAGCGCCGGCCCCACCGCCCCTTGGCCGTGATGGCCCGGGACCTCGACACGGTGCGCCGCTTCTGCCGCGTGAGCGATGCCGAGGTCGCGCTCCTCCAGAGCCCCGCCGCCCCCATCGTGCTCCTGGAGCGGCTTCTCGGAGCGGACCTGCCCGGCGAGCTGGCTCCCGGCCTCCGTACCCTGGGGGTGATGCTGCCCTACACGCCCCTCCACTTCCTCCTGTTCGCGCAGGCTGAGGGAGAGCCCGAGCCGCCGGACCTGCTGGTGATGACCAGCGGCAACCACTCCTCCTTGCCCATCGTGCACACCAACGAGGACGCCCGGCGGCAACTGGGCGGAATCGCCGACGCCTTCCTCTTCCACGACCGGCCCATCGAGAACCGGGCCGACGACTCGGTGGTGCGGGTCCTGGCAGACCGGCTCCACTTCCTGCGGCGGTCGCGGGGCTACGTGCCCGTCCCCTTCCCGGTGCCCGTGCCCACCGCCGGCCATCCGGTCGCCCTGGGCGCGGGGGGCGAGACGAAGAACGCCTGCTGCCTCGTGAAGGAGGGCCAGGCCTTCATGGGACCCCACGGCGGCGAGATGGAGACCCTGGAGGGCCTGGCCTTCTTCCACCACAACCTGGAGGCGATGGGGCGCATCCTGGAGGCCCGCCCCGGAGTGGTCGGCTACGACCCCCACCCCGGCTACCGGGTGAGCCGCACCGCCCTGGAGCTGCCCGGGCGGCACGAGCCGGTGCAGCACCACCACGCCCACCTGGCCGCGGTGCTGGCCGAGAACGGGCGCCAGGGCCCGGCGGTGGGGATCATCCTCGACGGCACCGGCTACGGAAGCGACGGCCACCTCTGGGGCGGCGAGGTCCTCCTGGGGGATCTCACGAGCTTCCAGCGCATCGCCCACCTGCGCTACGTGCCCCTGCCCGGCGGCGAGCGGGCCATCCGCCTGCCCTGGCTCACGGCGCTGGCCGTCCTCTGGCTCGACGGGGGGCGGGAGGCCGCCCTGGCGGCGGCAGGTCGCCTCTTCCCCGGGCGCGAGCGGGAGGCCGGGGTGGCCCTGCAGCTCCTCCAGGCCGGGATCAACTGCCCCCTCAGCTCGGGCGCCGGCCGCTACTTCGACGCCGTCTCCGCCATCGCCGGCGTCTGCCTCGAGTCCACCTACGAGGGAGAGGCGGCCATCGAGCTGGGCGAGTTCCTGCCGTCCGAGCTTCCGTGGGGTCGCGGCTCTCCGAGCCACCGCCTCGCCGGCCCCTACCCCTTCCGCCTGGCTGGCGACGAGATCGACCTGGTTCCCGCGGTGGCTGCGGCCGCCCGGGAGCGGCTGGAGGGCGCGCCTGCCGGCCCCATCTCCGCCCGCTGGCACCGGACGGTAGCCGAGGCAGTGGTGGAGGCGGCCGGCCGGGCCGCGCTCCGCTCGGGCGTGCAGGCGGTGGCCTTGAGCGGGGGCGTCTTCCACAACCCCTACCTGGTGCGCGAGGTGCCCCGCCTCCTGCGGGAGCGGGGGTTCGAGCCGCTGCTGCACCGCCACGTTCCGCCGGGCGACGGCGGTCTGGCCCTGGGCCAGGCGGTGGTGGCCCTCTGGCGGCACGGCTCGTCAGGACCGGCCCACGCGGGGGGAGGAGTGTCATGA
- the hypE gene encoding hydrogenase expression/formation protein HypE: protein MSTPGHGTPERRSFGHGDGRILLGHGSGGRLTASLFHDVFLPAFRNPALEAAGDQAVLSLAGTRLAVTTDSFVVSPLFFPGGDIGRLAVCGTVNDLAVGGATPACLTAGFIIEEGFPAEDLRKVVASMAEAAREAVVEIVAGDTKVVERGKGDGLFITTTGVGLVPDGLRLGPGEIRPGDQILVSGHVGDHGVAVMVHRAGLEPGGTLRSDSAPLTGLAQALLQAGPGAVRCMRDPTRGGLATTLAELAAASGTCFQVDEAEIPVRDEVRALCEMLGLDPLYAANEGKLVAVVDPRAATAVLEAARSHPLGREARWIGQAVEGAPSEVRLRTVVGGTRPLDLLEGEQLPRIC, encoded by the coding sequence GTGAGCACGCCCGGCCACGGGACCCCGGAACGGCGATCCTTTGGACACGGCGACGGGCGCATCCTGCTGGGACACGGCAGTGGAGGGCGCCTGACCGCCTCCCTCTTCCACGATGTCTTCCTGCCTGCCTTCCGCAACCCCGCACTGGAGGCGGCGGGAGACCAGGCGGTCCTTTCCCTGGCAGGGACCCGCCTCGCCGTGACCACGGACTCCTTCGTCGTCTCGCCCCTTTTCTTTCCCGGCGGGGACATCGGGCGCCTGGCCGTGTGCGGCACTGTGAACGACCTGGCGGTGGGCGGGGCCACCCCCGCCTGCCTGACGGCGGGCTTCATCATCGAGGAAGGCTTCCCCGCCGAGGATCTCCGGAAGGTGGTCGCCTCCATGGCGGAAGCGGCCCGGGAGGCCGTGGTGGAGATCGTCGCCGGCGACACCAAGGTGGTGGAGCGGGGCAAGGGCGACGGGCTCTTCATCACCACCACCGGCGTGGGCCTGGTTCCCGACGGCCTCCGCCTGGGGCCCGGGGAGATCCGCCCCGGGGACCAGATCCTGGTGAGCGGGCACGTGGGGGATCACGGCGTCGCCGTCATGGTCCACCGTGCCGGCCTGGAACCGGGCGGCACCCTCAGGAGCGACAGCGCCCCCCTGACCGGTCTCGCCCAGGCGCTCCTGCAGGCCGGCCCGGGGGCCGTCCGCTGCATGCGCGACCCCACCCGCGGGGGCCTGGCCACCACCCTGGCCGAGCTGGCCGCGGCCTCGGGCACCTGCTTCCAGGTGGACGAGGCCGAGATTCCCGTGCGCGACGAGGTCCGGGCCCTCTGCGAGATGCTCGGCCTCGACCCGCTTTACGCCGCCAACGAGGGGAAGCTGGTGGCCGTGGTGGACCCCCGCGCCGCGACGGCGGTGCTGGAAGCGGCCCGCAGCCACCCGCTGGGCCGGGAGGCCCGGTGGATTGGGCAGGCCGTGGAGGGGGCGCCCAGCGAGGTCCGCCTGCGGACGGTGGTGGGGGGAACCAGGCCCCTGGACCTCCTGGAGGGGGAGCAGCTCCCCAGGATCTGCTGA
- the hypD gene encoding hydrogenase formation protein HypD: MRFVDEFRQQEAARGLARALAATAARLERPVRIMEVCGGHTHAIFKFGLSELLPAGVEMLHGPGCPVCVTPRGKVEAAIALARRPDTVLVSFGDMLRVPGRRTSLLEERAQGADVRMVYSALDAVEIARSNPDRTVVWLAIGFETTVPGNAVAVLRASALGLENFYLLTSQVLLPPALRAILDAPDVQVDAFIGPGHVSTIIGTEPYRFVAESYRRPVVITGFEPLDLLQGIHMIVQQVAEDRSQVEVQYRRAVPSDGNPIARRIMAQVFEPVDQEWRGLGTIPASGLRLRESYAHMDAERAFAHLMPDALPDSSACRCGEVLRGVVRPPDCPLFGRACTPERPMGACMVSPEGACAAYYRYRPHARGNRRGTDGAAGSGAAVRGGETA; the protein is encoded by the coding sequence GTGCGTTTCGTCGATGAGTTCCGCCAGCAGGAGGCGGCTCGGGGACTCGCCCGGGCCCTGGCCGCGACCGCCGCCCGCCTCGAACGGCCCGTGCGGATCATGGAGGTCTGCGGCGGTCACACCCACGCGATCTTCAAGTTTGGGCTGAGCGAGCTCCTCCCGGCCGGGGTGGAGATGCTCCACGGCCCCGGATGCCCCGTCTGCGTCACGCCGCGGGGCAAGGTGGAGGCCGCCATCGCCCTGGCCCGCCGGCCCGACACCGTCCTGGTCTCCTTCGGGGACATGCTCCGGGTGCCCGGCCGCCGTACCTCGCTCCTGGAGGAGCGGGCGCAAGGGGCCGACGTCCGCATGGTCTACTCGGCCCTGGACGCCGTCGAGATCGCCCGCTCGAACCCGGACCGCACGGTGGTATGGCTTGCGATCGGCTTCGAAACGACCGTTCCCGGCAATGCGGTGGCCGTGCTCCGAGCCTCGGCACTTGGGCTCGAGAACTTCTACCTGCTCACCAGCCAGGTGCTCCTCCCCCCCGCCCTGAGGGCGATCCTGGACGCGCCTGACGTTCAGGTGGACGCCTTCATCGGCCCTGGACACGTGAGCACCATCATCGGCACCGAGCCCTACCGGTTCGTGGCCGAGAGCTACCGCCGGCCGGTGGTGATCACCGGCTTCGAGCCCCTGGACCTCCTGCAGGGCATCCACATGATCGTACAGCAGGTGGCGGAAGACCGCTCGCAGGTGGAGGTCCAGTACCGGCGGGCGGTGCCGTCCGACGGCAACCCCATCGCGCGGCGGATCATGGCGCAGGTCTTCGAGCCCGTGGACCAGGAGTGGCGTGGCTTGGGGACGATCCCAGCCAGCGGCCTGCGCCTGCGGGAGTCCTACGCCCACATGGACGCGGAGCGAGCCTTCGCCCACCTGATGCCCGACGCCTTGCCGGACTCCAGCGCCTGCCGCTGCGGCGAGGTTCTCCGAGGCGTGGTGAGGCCCCCCGACTGCCCCCTCTTCGGACGGGCCTGCACGCCCGAGCGGCCCATGGGAGCGTGCATGGTCTCGCCGGAGGGGGCCTGCGCGGCGTACTACCGGTACCGGCCCCATGCACGCGGGAACAGGCGCGGGACGGACGGGGCCGCCGGGTCCGGAGCCGCAGTGCGGGGAGGTGAGACGGCGTGA
- a CDS encoding HypC/HybG/HupF family hydrogenase formation chaperone has translation MCLAIPGRILELRDDRMALVDMGGITRRVSLDLLEGVGVGDWVTIHVGFAISRIDETEARQTLELLRQIADAMEDPALAGLPVDEPSQAPESRGGPRALR, from the coding sequence ATGTGCCTCGCGATACCCGGCAGGATCCTCGAGCTCCGGGACGACCGGATGGCCCTGGTGGACATGGGCGGCATCACCCGCCGGGTCTCCCTGGACCTCCTGGAGGGGGTGGGCGTGGGCGACTGGGTGACGATCCACGTGGGCTTCGCCATCTCCAGGATCGACGAGACCGAGGCCCGGCAGACCCTGGAGCTGCTGCGCCAGATCGCCGACGCGATGGAGGATCCGGCCCTGGCCGGGCTGCCCGTCGATGAGCCGTCCCAGGCCCCCGAATCTCGCGGCGGGCCGCGGGCGCTGCGCTGA
- the hypB gene encoding hydrogenase nickel incorporation protein HypB, with product MKTRVEMGQKVLSRNDELASGLRRRWEDRGVFCVNLVSSPGSGKTTLLERTLERLRERVRAAVLVGDVQTENDANRLRATGVPVCQIVTGGTCHLEAEMVGRHLEKVDDPDLQLLFIENVGNLVCPASYDLGEDARVVLLSTVEGDDKPQKYPGIFRRSQAFVLTKSDLLGLTDFDPDRAEAHARALNPAIETFRTSARTGEGLDAWCTWLEEGVHAKRARAAERA from the coding sequence ATGAAGACCCGCGTGGAGATGGGGCAGAAGGTTCTATCCCGCAACGATGAGCTCGCCTCGGGGCTGCGCCGGCGATGGGAGGACCGAGGCGTCTTCTGTGTGAACCTGGTCTCCTCGCCCGGATCGGGGAAGACGACCCTCCTCGAGCGGACCCTGGAACGACTGCGCGAGAGGGTCCGGGCCGCGGTGCTGGTGGGCGACGTTCAGACCGAGAACGACGCGAACCGCCTGCGGGCTACGGGGGTCCCCGTCTGCCAGATCGTCACCGGCGGCACGTGCCACCTGGAGGCAGAGATGGTGGGGCGCCACCTGGAGAAGGTGGACGACCCCGATCTCCAGCTCCTCTTCATCGAGAACGTGGGGAACCTGGTCTGTCCCGCTTCCTACGACCTGGGCGAGGACGCAAGGGTTGTGCTGCTCAGCACCGTGGAGGGGGACGACAAACCCCAGAAGTATCCCGGCATCTTCCGCCGCTCGCAGGCGTTCGTCCTCACCAAGTCCGACCTCCTGGGGTTGACGGACTTCGACCCGGACCGGGCTGAGGCGCACGCCCGGGCTCTCAACCCCGCGATCGAGACCTTCCGGACCTCCGCCCGCACGGGAGAGGGGCTGGACGCGTGGTGCACCTGGCTCGAAGAGGGCGTCCACGCGAAGCGGGCGCGGGCGGCCGAGAGAGCTTGA